TACGCAGGGAACTCGCTGTTACCCAAGTGGCGCATGGGATGAAGAGTCGCTGTGGCTGTGTGGTCTAGAGGCACTGAATGCGCCGTTGGTCGTACCCTCTCGTACGGACCTCCAGGCAACGGATAGTGGGTATTATACGTTACGGTCACCACAGAGCTTTGCGTTTGTTCGCTGTGGTCCCTTTCGCTACCGACCTGGAGAGGCAGACCTGTTGCATCTGGACCTGTGGTGGCGCGGACAAAACATCGCGAGTGATGCCGGAACCTATAGCTACAATGCCGCGGTGCCGTGGAATAACCCGTTCGCGCACACTGCCTACCACAATACCGTGACAGTCGATGGCGCTGACCAGATGGAGCGCGTCAATAAGTTCCTCTGGTTACCCTGGGCGAATGGACGCGTGCGTTGCTATGGTCAGTCGGTGCGCAAGACGTTGACCTATTGGGAAGGAGAACATGATGGGTACGCACGCCTTCCCGATCCGGTGTCGTACCGTCGCGGCATTCTCCGCTTAGGGGAGGGCTGGTGGGCAGTGGTCGATGTGCTTCGTAGTGCAGTCCCACATCAATATCGGTTACACTGGTTATTGGCCGATTATCCCTATAAGTGGAACGAAGCAGGAAAATCGCTTAGTGTAATGACGCTCGCCGGAAGGTACTATATGCGCATGATGACCTTAGCGGAAAATGCGCGAGCGTCACTCGTCCGCGCCGATCATGAAAGTCCTCGCGGGTGGCGGGCGCCATACTATTATTATCGGGAGCCTGCTCTGTCTGTTGATCTGCGTGCGTCGGCTCCATCGCTCGTTTGTTGGACAGTGTTTGGCCCACAACCGAGCGAGATTCGCCAGGACGAAACGACCCTTGAGATTCGCACCGAGCGCTGGCACGCAACTGTGAAGCAAAGCGTGGAGGCTGACGGACGACATCCGCTGGTGACGAGCGTTCTGGTGTCTGGTGCGTGGCACGACCGATTGGAGATGAACTCATGCATGTCCTCTTAATTCATCAAGCATTTGTTGGACCGCAAGAACCTGGCGGAACACGCCACTATGAACTCGCACAACAGATGCGCGCGCATGGGTACCAGTGCTCGATTGTCGCCAGTGACATCAGTTACCTCTCTGGGCAGTCCGTAGTACAAAAAACTGGGCTGGTGAGCGAGCAGGACTGTAACGGGGTACGGGTGTTGCGTGCCTATACCTATCCGGCACTGCATCGCAGCTTTGTTTGGCGAGTTGTCTCGTTCGTGAGTTTTATGTGTACCTCAGTGTGGGCTGGGTTACGAGCTGGACCCGTGGATGTGGTGATGGGCACGTCGCCGCCGATTTTTCAGGCGGTGTCAGCCTGGCTGGTGGCCCTCCTGCGACGCAAGCCCTTTCTCCTTGAGATACGTGATCTCTGGCCGGAGTTTGCCATTGATATGGGGGTGCTGAAAAATCCGTTGCTCATTGCGCTGTCGCGCTGGCTCGAAGGATTTCTGTATGCCCGCGCAACGCATTTGTTAGTGAATTCTCCTGCATATCGAGCATACCTCATTAATAAGGGAACTCCGGCAAGCAAAGTCAGTCTCATCCCCAATGGTGTCGACCCTGACATGTTTACCCCAGAGGCCGACGGAAACGCGATTCGTCAACGTTGGCAACTCGGAGATCGTTTTGTGGTGACGTATGCCGGAGCACTTGGGATCGCCAACGACATTCCGGTGATGCTACAGGCCGCAGAACAGCTCCGCGACGACGATCATATTCGTTTCTTAATCGTGGGTGATGGTAAAGAACGGGCTGCGCTTGAAGCGCAAGCGCAACAGATGGGCCTGTCCAATGTTCTCTTTACCGGACCGCAACCGAAGTCGGAGATGCCTGCCGTTCTTGCGGCCTCTGACGCCTGTATCGCGATTCTGCAAAATATCCAACTTTTCCGTACAACGTATCCGAATAAAGTCTTCGATTATATGGCGGCGGGACGGCCAACGCTGCTCGCCATCGATGGTGTCATTCGCGATGTTATTGACGCCGCGCACGGTGGGGTATTTGTTCCTCCTGGGAATGCTGCGGCGCTGGCCGAGGCAGTCCTGTCGCTGAGCCGTAATCGGGCACAAGCACGCGCAATGGGCACCTCCGCCCGTACGTATGTGGTCGAGCACTTCAATCGGCAGCGGCAAGCGGAACATTTTGTGAATCTTATGCAGGACGTTGCGCAGATGAACGACAGAAGATCCAGCTCACGACGCCTCAGCAAAAGGATATTTGACCTAGCGCTTACGGTTCCAGCGTTGGTGCTCCTCTCCCCACTCCTTCTCGTGATTGCTCTCCTCGTGCGGTTTAAGCTTGGGAGCCCCGTGCTCTTTTGTCAGCAACGCCCTGGTCTGCATGGCAAACCTTTTACCATTTATAAGTTTCGCACTATGACGGATACGCGCGACGCGCAGGGCAATCTTTTGCCTGACAGTGAGCGGCTCCCGGCGTTTGGTCGACTTCTGCGCAGCACCAGTTTGGACGAACTGCCGGAACTGTTCAACGTGCTTACTGGAGATATGAGCGTTGTCGGACCACGACCGCTGTTGATGCAATATCTTGATCGTTACACCCCTGAGCAAAAGCGGCGACACGAGGTCATGCCTGGCATAACTGGTTGGGCGCAGGTAAACGGACGTAATGCGCTCTCGTGGCCTGAGAAGTTTGCTTTGGAGGTCTGGTACGTCGACCACGGATCGTTATGGCTCGATGTAAAGATCCTCTGTCTGACAGTAGCAAAAATATTCCAGCGTGAGGGAATCAACCAACCTGGGCATGCGACTGCGCAGGAGTTCAAGGGAAACTCCTAAAGCAGTCCACGAAAGCTTAGGACTCACGCTTTGTCACCCTTCGTTGCACTCAGGGTGACAGCACTCGTGTACCAATCTTTCATGGTCCGATTTAGCACTCAGCGTGACAGCTTTGCTGTATCAATCTTCCGTACCGTGCGGTCGGACGACGTGGCGGGAAAGGCGAGCTTTCTTGCGCCCTCATTCTGTTAGTCTTTTCTCTAGGCACATTTTTCCTACGTGTTTTTTCCACCGGAAACTACGAGTGAGAGACGTTGGTCTCTAAGTTGTCCTCGTGCCGGTCGATATGTTCAGCAGGGTCGGATTCTTCCTTTTCTCTATCTGGCCAACGCCTGAACGATACAAACATAAAGTGATGTATTCGTGCAAAACCTTCCTGGTCGCTCAACCGCCATGTCGAGAGAAGACGAGAGAAGGCATACGGGGGCGCGAAAGTCACGGTGCGTGTGGGGGGAATTGATGTCTAACGAAAATAAACAGATTGTGATCTATGGCGCGGGCGGGTTTGCCAGGGAAGTGGCATGGCTTGCTGAGTCATGCAGCAGCGACGTGCAACGGTATGAAGTCGTGGGCTTCATCGACGACAATGCCACCGCGTATGGGCGGAAGCTGAATGATGTGCCAGTGATGAGTTTGGTTACTGCCTATGAGCGGTTTCCTGACGCTTTAGTGATAGGTGGCATTGGAGCACCGCACCTCCGCCAGCGGGTGATGGAGAAGGCAGTAGCCAGGGGGTTTGCGGTCGCGACCCTCGTTCATCCACACACCGCCTATAGTCGCTGGGTGACGATCGGTACAGGGACGGTGATTTGTGTAGGTTGCACCATTACGACGAACATCACGCTGGGGCAGCATGTTCAGATTAACCTTGATTGCACGATCGGACACGACGTGGTGATGGATGACTATGTCACGTTAGCGCCTGGGGTGCATGTCTCGGGACAGGTCAGATTGGGAAAGCGCGTCTATGTGGGGACTGGCGCGGTGATCATCAACGGTACCGAAGCTGAACCATTGATCATTGAGGATGATGTCACCATTGGTGCAGGAGCGTGCGTGACGAGATCTGTTTTTCGCGGCGAGACGGTCGTCGGTGTTCCAGCAAAGCCGATGCTGAAAACGACGGCACGTGCTGCGTAACGCGCCAATCAACCATCAGCGTTTCATCTTTTGCGAGAAATCACGGGTATGGGGGCAACTATGGAAAAATCACAAGGACAACAGCAACCGTTATCTATCATTCATCCAACACTCCCCTCCTTTGCGGAGATCGAACGTGTCGTTCGCAGCAGTTGGGAGTCTGGGATCGTGACCGTCGGTCCAACGGTTCGTACGTTTGAAGAGGAAGTGTGTCAGTACACAGGGGTGCGGTATGCGATTGCCTTCTCGTCGTGCACTGCGGGCCTCATGCTCGCCCCGCGAGCAATGAATTTGCCGCCTGGGAGCGAGGTTATCGTGCCGTCGTTCACGTTTACCGCTACTGCCCAAGCTTTGGTTTGGAATGGACTCATTCCGGTTTTTACCGACTGTTTGCCTGGTACCTGTACGTTAGACCCCGAAGATGTTGAACGAAACATCACGCCAAAGACGGTCGCGATTTGCCCAGTGTACATCTACGGCTTGCCGCCGGATATCGAACCTCTGACGGACATCAGTGCGCGCAAAGGCGTGCCACTCTATTTCGATAGTGCGCAGGGACTGGGCGCAACTTACCGAGGAGTAACGGCAGGTGGGTTCGGTACGTGCGAGGTGTTCTCCTTGAGTCCGACTAAGGTCGTGACGGCGATGGAAGGTGGGATTGTGACGACGAATGATAACTTGCTCGCAGATCGACTTCGATCGATGCGGGATTACGGCAAGGACCCCGCCAACGGGGAAGATATGTTGTACTTTGGCCTGTCGGCGCGGATGGGAGAAGTGAATGCTGCTGTTGGGTTGTTGTCTTTGCGGAATATAGAACAGCTCGTGAGGGTGCGACGGCAATGGATTGACGCATACCGTGAGCGCCTTGGCAGAATTCCTGGGTGCCGGGCGCAGGAGATGCCGGCAGATCGAACCACTAGCGGTAATTACTTCGTCTTGTTTGTTTCTGACAAAGCGCGTCGGGCACGAGATGAATTGTACTATGCCCTCAAGGAAGCGGGAATACAGACGAAACGGTATTTCTATCCGCCAGTGCATATGCAGACCGCCTTCCAACGGGTACCGATCCGCGTTAGCTCCCGCATTGCCAATACCACCAAAGCTGCGTACGAAGGGCTCGCATTACCGCTGTACTCGCACATGACTGAGGAACAATTCGAGCGCGTGTGTGGTCAAGTGGAGTCGCTCTTGGGTGTCGACGTCACTGAGCTGCGACAAGCTGCATAAGCCGGGGGCCGAGCGGCATACGTGGCTGTCGAGTCGTTCAATGGGGGTTCGTACCACTTCTGCGAATGAGTGCCGGTGCCGCTTTTGGGCGGTACCCGTACGAGATGGTTTTCTTGCTCTATAATTTGCTATGGCTTTTCTCAATCGGATCCATCGCTACTGCTTACTCATCGGTGTGCAGGTCATCCTTGTCGTTGTTGCGCAGTACGGGGCCTTTCTTGCGCGGTTCGACGGGGAAATACCGCCACACTATCTGCATCTGTACCAACAGGGGCTTGTCTGGCTGCTCGTCACGCGTGGCGTGATCTTTCTTCCCTTTCATCTGTATGGGAGCTTTTGGCGTTACACAGGCCTGTGGGATCTGCGAAACATTATTGCCGCGGTCGCGACAAGTACGGTCGTATTTGCAGTTGTGACTCGCGTCGGGATGGGCGTATCCTATCCACTGTCGATCCTTGTCGTCGACAGTGTGTTTCTGATCTGCCTCCTCGGTGGTCTACGGCTCGCGCTCCGGATGTTTGCCGGACGGAGACGGGTAGGGGAGCACAAGCGTGTCCTGATTTATGGAGCAGGAGATGCGGGGGAACGGATCGTGTCGGACATGCAGAAACGGCGGGTACGAGCGTATGCCCCGATTGGGTTTATTGATGATAATCCCGAGAAGACCGGCATGCGCATTCATGGGGTGCCAGTGCTGGGTACGGGTGCTGATCTCGCACGCATTCTTGCACGGCAAAAGCCTGATGACGTCTTAGTGGCCATGCCGAGTGAAACGCCAGCTCGACTTGGCGCAGTGGTCAAAGCCCTTGAACCGTTCAAGATCCCGATCAAGACCCTTCCCACGTTAACTGATATCATCGATGGGAAAGTCACTGTCAGTCAGATTCGTGACCTTGCGGTTGAAGATCTGCTGGCGCGCCCACCGGTCCAAATGAATCTGCTGCCGGTGCGTGACTTTATCAGAGGAAAACGCGTTCTCGTGACTGGCGCGGGTGGCTCGATTGGCTCTGAGCTGTGTCGACAGATCGCCCAGTGTGAGCCGGGGATGTTGTTCATGTTGGATAAGGCGGAAAGTGCGTTGTATGAGATCGATATGGAGTTGCGGCGCAGTGTTCCCGACTGTCCTCGCACAACACTCCTGGTCGATATTACTCATGCCGGTCGCGTTCATGACGTATTCATGCGTCATGCTCCCCAGATCGTCTTCCACGCCGCTGCCTACAAGCATGTGCCGATGATGGAGATGCATCCGAGCGAGGCGGTGCTCAATAACGTTGTTGGCACACGGCGGTTGTGTGAAATTGCCGCGCAACGGGGCGTCGAAACGTTCGTGCAGATCTCAACCGATAAAGCGGTCAATCCGACCAACGTTATGGGAGCGACGAAGCGCGTTGGTGAGTTGATCGTTCAGGCGACCGCCCGACAATCTGAGGGCCCGCAACAGACAACCTTTTGCGCCGTACGGTTTGGCAACGTACTTGGCAGTAATGGGAGTGTCGTGCCACTGTTTCTTCAACAGATCAGCCAGGGAGGGCCGGTAACTGTCACTCACCGTGATATCACTCGGTATTTTATGACCATCCCGGAGGCCTCGCAGCTTGTGTTGCTCGCCGCGACGTTAGCGAAAGGCGGGGAAATTTTCGTCCTGGATATGGGCGAACAGATTCGGGTATTGGACATGGCGCGTCATCTCATACGACTTGCTGGCTACGTCCCGGAAGAAGAAATTCCGATCGCGTTCACCGGTATGCGTCCTGGCGAGAAACTCTATGAAGAGTTGGTTGGTATGGATGAAACCATCGAGCCCAGTGGAGAGGTGAAAATCAACCGGGTGCGTCCACGCTGGCACCCTGACCACGCACGATTGACGGCTGACCTCGAAGAACTCGAATGGCTAGCGGAGCAGGGCCGCGCGAAAGCCATCCTTGCTCTCTTGCGCGAGGTCGTCCCAACATTTCAACTTCCGGAAGTGGGGGCACCACGCCCTTCCAAAGGGGTGCGTGGCAGCAAGCGAACTGACTCTACAGACGCTAGTGAGTTTTCTGCAGCCGCGTAATGATACGTGTTACGGTGAGGACCTGGACTCTCGCGTCTGCTGGCATAGCGCCCGGCCTTTGCTCACATCGGAAAAGCCTCCCCTTCAGGGCATTCGCACGCTCCCGCCTTTGCTTTTCTCGAACAGGCATGGTGAGATAAGGAAAATTCTCATGAAGGATGGTGCATGTCTCGTCGTAATATTTTTGCGCTGCTATTGTCTCTGCTAGCTTTGATCTTTGCTTTGCAAAATACCGACACGATTGATCTTCACTTTTTGTGGTGGGATTTCCCGATGAAAGTCGGCTTTGCTGTTGGGGTGCCTTTCATTGCTGGAGTTTTCGTTGGGTGGCTCTCATCGTGGCGGCAACAGAAAAAATTGCAGAAACTCCAACACCAGCCCGAGCCCGGGTCTCCCGCTGCGTTATTAGCGAGTACGCAAGCGACGACTGGCAAGAAGAAGGCTAGCTGGTGGTGGTAGCGAGCTGCCGTGGAACGATGAATGAGGACAGGGCAGGTATCGTGTAAGGGGCTGACTTCCCACCCACTCGGACCTCGGTCCTCGATACTCATTTCTTGTCCGGAAGGTGGGAGGAAGGGGTGAACTCGCAGTTGCGCATCCTGTTTGTGACAGCAGAGGTCTCTCCATTTGCGCGTACCGGTGGGTTAGGGGATGTGTGCGGCGCCTTACCCCAAGCGTTAGCTGCGCTCGGCCATGATGTCCGTATTGTCATGCCGTTGTATAAGGCGATTCGCGATCAAGCCGTGCCAATGACGGAGGTCCCTGGAAATCTCGACATGCCGCTCGTGTTCGGTACGCGCCAAACCCGCGTCTGGCAAGGACAGCTCGACACTCCGACAGCAAACGATGATCCACAGTCGTGGGGACCACGAGTGCCTGTGTACTTCATCGAGCACGATGAGTACTACAACCGTTCCGGGCTCTATGGTGGTGAGGCTGGGGACTATGCGGATAACGCCTTTCGTTTTCTTTTTTTGAGCCATGCGGCGATCGCCCTTCCAGGATTGCTCTCCTGGTTTCCCCATATTTTTCATTGTCATGATTGGCATGCCGCGTTGGTCCCAGCCTACTTGCGATTTCTGCCTGAATGCGACCCCCGGTTAGCCGCGAGTGGCACTATTTTTACTATCCATAATCTCGCCTATCAGGGACGGTTCCCTTCGTGGGTTTTTGATATCACCGGTCTTCCTCACTCGTTGTTCCACACTGCAGGTCTGGAATTCTACGGTGGGGTCAATTTCATGAAGGCCGGGATCTATTATGCCGACTACATCACGGCAGTAAGCCCGACCTATGCCCAGGAAATCGCGACCGCCGAGGGTGGATTTGGACTTGATGGCGTGCTGCGTGAGCGGCGCGATGTTGTACGTGGGATTTTGAATGGTACTGATACGAAAGCGTGGAGTCCTCAGCGTGACCCGCATATCGTGAAGCAATATTCTGCCAACGATATACAGGGGAAGGCTCGCTGCAAGGCAGAACTGTTACGCTTGTTTGCTTTTCCTGACGACCCAACCGTCCCTGTGTTGGCGTTTATTTCTCGGCTCGTCGATCAGAAAGGGGTCGATCTCCTGATTGGCGGGCTCGGTCAGTTATTGGCGTTACGTCTGCGTCTCGTCGTCCTTGGCTCGGGAGAGGTGCAATACCAGCGTATGCTGTCCGAATGGGCAGAACGCTATCCCGAGCAGATTGCGGTGCGGTATGGTTTTGACGATGCCCTTGCCCATCGGATCCAAGCCGGGAGCGACATGCTCCTGATGCCGTCTCTCTATGAGCCCTGCGGGCTGACACAACTTTATAGCTTGCGCTATGGCACCATTCCGATCGTGCGTGCTGTTGGCGGGTTGAAGGACACGGTGATTCCGTTTGACCCTGAATCCAATAGTGGGACCGGGTTTACCTTTACTGACCCGACCTCCGACGCTTTAGTTGCGAGCGTGCGTACCGCAGTGCAGACGTTTGCGGATAGGAAACGCTGGCACGCCCTGATGTATCGCGCCATGCAACAGGAATTTTCCTGGGATCGCTCAGCCGCACAGTATGTCACGCTCTATCGTGATGCCGCAGTCCGGCGCGCAGACGCTGGACCACCACAGATTGCTTTCGGTACCTCAGGGTGGCGGGCAATAGTGGCTGAAGAGTTTACGCATGACCGCGTAGCGGCTGTGGCCCGTGCCGTTGCTGATCACGTGCGCGAAGAGCAGGGACAACCGGCACGGTTGCTGATCGCGCACGATACGCGATTCCTTGGACGAGAGTTTGCGGAGACCGCCGCCCAATCATGCGTGGCAGCAGGAGTACAGGTCGAGGTTGCTACGACACCGCTGCCGACGCCGGTTGTCGCGTTTGAGGTTATTCGTCGCCGTCTTTCGGGAGCGGTGAACATCACGGCAAGTCATAATCTCTATCGTTGGAACGGGCTCAAGTTTTCTCCAGCATGGGGCGGTCCAGCTTTACCCGAGACCACACGAGACATTGCGCGTCGAGCTAACGGATTGTTAGCTAACGGTTATGTCGAACGGGGAAGTGCTACCCTTGCACGCGAGCATGGTCGATGGCAGGACGTAGAGGTCGGCGACGCGTATCGACACGCGGTGGCACAGTTGATCGATGTCGACTGTTTACGGCATTCGCAAATTACCGTTGCGGTTGATCTGTTGTGGGGAACGGCAGCGGGATTTTTGGACCGCTTGCTTGAGCAATCGGGAGTGTTGGGGCCGGTGTTTCACGCTGGTTGTGACCCGTACTTTGGTAATGGACGACCTGAGCCTATTCCGGAAACAATGAGCGAAATGATCGCGCGGTTGCAAGAGGGAGGCCTCACTCTTGGTGTGGGGTGCGATTGCGATGCTGACCGTTTTGGTATTTGCGACCGTGACGGGACGTTCTTTGCGCCGAACCTCATCCTGCCTCTGGTTGCCGATTATTTGATCACTCATCGCAAGTTAACCGGAAAAATCGGTCGCAGTGTCGCGACCAGCCATCTCATGGATGCGGTGGCGCAGTACCACGGCTTGGAGGTGGTTGAAACGCCGGTCGGTTTCAAATACCTGGGTGAAATGATCGTTCGTGGCGAGTTGCTACTTGGTGGTGAAGAGAGTGGTGGGCTGTCGATCCGCGGCCACATTCCGGAGAAAGATGGGATCCTTGCCTGCCTGCTGGTTGCGGAAATGGTGGCGCGTACAGGGAAAAGTCTGAAAGTGTTGCTACAGGAACTCTTCGTCCGTGTGGGAGAGCTTCATCCCCTTCGTGAAGATATAAAGCTTTCAGCGGCGCAACAGAGTCGCTTACGCACTGTCCTTGCCTCGCCACCGACCAGTATTGCTGGTATTCGTGTTGAACGGGTCAGCACGCTTGATGGTCTAAAACTGTACTTGCATGGGGGAAGTTGGGTGCTGATACGTGCTTCGGGTACTGAACCTGTGGTACGATTGTACGCGGAAGCTGGACGGCAGGAGATGTCACAATTGCTCCTGTCGGAGGCTCAGCAGCTATTCCTCACCTCATAGGAGAGAATCATGGCAAGACTCCGTATTCTTGGGATGATTATGGCGGGAGGTAAAGGGGACCGCTTATTTCCACTAACCAAGGCACGGAGCAAACCAGCAGTCCCTTTTGCCGGGAAACATCGCATCATCGATTTTGTCCTGTCGAACTTTATTAATTCTGGTACATATGCCGTCTACCTCTTGGTGCAGTACAAGTCGCAATCCCTGATCGAGCATCTTCGCTCAACCTGGGGGTGGCGCATCGCTGGCGGACTCCGCGACACATTTATTGCGGTCGTGCCGCCGCAAATGCGTGAAGGACAGAACTGGTATCAAGGCACTGCGGATGCGGTCTATCAAAACTTGAATGTCATTCGTGATTTTCGTCCAGATCTGATCGCGGTGTTTGGGGCTGACCATATTTACCGCATGGATGTTGGGCAGATGGTGAAGTTTCACATGGAAAACCGGGCCGATGTGACGATTGCTGCGTTACCGGTGCCGCTGCCAGAAGCAAGTAGTTTCGGCATCATTGAAGTCGACCGGATGCAACGGCTCATTGGCTTTGAAGAGAAACCGAAGAATCCCAAACCCATGCCGACGGACTCCAATCGTGCGTATGTTTCAATGGGAAACTATCTGTTTGAAACCAAATTGCTCATGGATGTCTTGCAGGAAGATGCACAGCGTACAACCGAGCACGACTTTGGCCGCACGATCATTCCTGAACTCTTCACGAAACGTAAAGTCTTTGCCTATGACTTTTTGCGCAATGACGTACCCGGAGTGAAAGCGTACGAAGAACAAGGGTACTGGCGCGATGTCGGAACGTTGCCTGCATATTGGCAGGCGCATATGGACCTGCTTGGCGCTCAGCCTGCGTTTGATCTCTCCAATCGCGACTGGCCGATTCTCGGTACGGTGTACGATGGACCGCCGACACGAATTCTGGATGGCGAACTGCAGGAGAGCCTGATCGGTGAAGGCTGTCACATCGAAGGCGGGTATGTGGTTCGGTCGGTACTAGGACATGGGGTTCGCATAGGGAAAGGGGCGGAGATCGAGAACTCGGTGATCATGGACTATGCAGAGATTGGCGCAGGCGTGAAACTCAAAGGGGTCATTGTCGACCGTTATAATGTCATTCCTTCCGGCAGCGAAATTGGCACTGGTTCTGGCGCAGGTGAGGACCGGTATTTTCGTGAACCGTCCGGTCTCTTCGTGCTTGAGCGAGCCGAAACCCGCTCGACTATATAAGAGGAATGAAAAGTTGAGATTGAAAAATGTAAAATAAAAAAAGACACCTTTCCCGATTATTCCTTCCGATGTTGAGTGAGCCGTTTTGTATTGTTAATTTTTAATTTTACATTTTTCCTTCTCTCTTCATGCGTTACGTCTGTATCCACGGCCATTTCTATCAACCGCCACGAGAAAATCCGTGGCTCGATACCATCGAAGTGCAAGATTCGGCTGCGCCATACCACGACTGGAATGCGCGCATTACTGCCGAGTGCTATTGGCCGAATGCAGCTGCGCATCGTTTGGGAATCGACAATCGCATTGTCGCTATCACCAACAATTATGCGTCAATGAGTTTTAACTTCGGTCCGACACTCACAGCGTGGTTGGAGCGGAATGAGCCGGATTTGCTCACTCACATCGTTGAGGCCGACCGCGAGAGCTGTGGACAGCATGACGGATATGGCAACGCGATCGCCCAAGCGTACGGGCATGCGATCCTGCCGTTAGCGAATCCACGCGATAAGCTGACGCACGTCGCCTGGGGCGTGCGCGATTTTGTCTATCGTTTCGGCAGAAGACCGCACGGCATGTGGCTGCCGGAAACTGCGGTCGATACGTCTACCCTTGAGGCGCTGGCAGCTCAAAATATCACCTATACCATTCTTGCTCCGCATCAGGCCAAGCGAGTGCGACGTTTGGGACAAGCGGCGTGGGAAGGTGTAACCGAAGAAACGTTCAACACGCGCCGTCCTTACCTTTGTCAGCTGCCGAGTGGCAAACAGATTGTGCTATTTTTCTATGACGCGCGGATTGCGCGTGGTGTAGCCTTTGAGCACTTGCTGGATAGCGGCGAACGTTTCGTCGAGCGTCTTGTTGCCGCGTTTCAGCCGGACGCCGACGAACCACAACTCGTCCATCTTGCGACTGATGGAGAAACCTATGGCCATCACCATCGCTTTGGCGAGATGGCCTTCACGTATGCCATGCACGAGCTTGAACGTCGTGGGCTTGCACAGGTAACGAACTACGGCGAATACCTTTCATTGCATCCACCGCAGTGGGAGGTAGAGATTGTTGAGAGTACCTCTTGGAGCTGCGCGCACGGGGTTGAGCGCTGGCGTGCTGACTGTGGTTGTCGAACGGGAAGCTTACCTGGATGGACCCAGCAATGGCGTGCCCCGCTCCGGGCCGCACTCGATTGGTTACGAGCGGAAATCGATGAACTCTTCGAGCGCCAAGCCGGAGCCTTTCTCCGTGACCCCTGGGTTGCACGAGACGCCTATATCGACGTCATACTCGCCCGTTCTCCCCAAAGTATCGATGAATTCTGTATGCGGCAGAGCGGGCGGGTGCTGGCACCGACAGAGCAACAGTCGGTGTTGCAGCTTCTCGAACTGCAACGGCATCGACTCTTGATGTTCACAAGCTGTGGCTGGTTTTTCGACGAGTTGTCGGGGCTTGAGGGGACGCAGATTCTGCGGTACGCGGCACGGGCGATTGAGATCGCTAAAGAACTCGGAG
The Deltaproteobacteria bacterium genome window above contains:
- a CDS encoding glycosyltransferase codes for the protein MHVLLIHQAFVGPQEPGGTRHYELAQQMRAHGYQCSIVASDISYLSGQSVVQKTGLVSEQDCNGVRVLRAYTYPALHRSFVWRVVSFVSFMCTSVWAGLRAGPVDVVMGTSPPIFQAVSAWLVALLRRKPFLLEIRDLWPEFAIDMGVLKNPLLIALSRWLEGFLYARATHLLVNSPAYRAYLINKGTPASKVSLIPNGVDPDMFTPEADGNAIRQRWQLGDRFVVTYAGALGIANDIPVMLQAAEQLRDDDHIRFLIVGDGKERAALEAQAQQMGLSNVLFTGPQPKSEMPAVLAASDACIAILQNIQLFRTTYPNKVFDYMAAGRPTLLAIDGVIRDVIDAAHGGVFVPPGNAAALAEAVLSLSRNRAQARAMGTSARTYVVEHFNRQRQAEHFVNLMQDVAQMNDRRSSSRRLSKRIFDLALTVPALVLLSPLLLVIALLVRFKLGSPVLFCQQRPGLHGKPFTIYKFRTMTDTRDAQGNLLPDSERLPAFGRLLRSTSLDELPELFNVLTGDMSVVGPRPLLMQYLDRYTPEQKRRHEVMPGITGWAQVNGRNALSWPEKFALEVWYVDHGSLWLDVKILCLTVAKIFQREGINQPGHATAQEFKGNS
- a CDS encoding acetyltransferase, which codes for MQNLPGRSTAMSREDERRHTGARKSRCVWGELMSNENKQIVIYGAGGFAREVAWLAESCSSDVQRYEVVGFIDDNATAYGRKLNDVPVMSLVTAYERFPDALVIGGIGAPHLRQRVMEKAVARGFAVATLVHPHTAYSRWVTIGTGTVICVGCTITTNITLGQHVQINLDCTIGHDVVMDDYVTLAPGVHVSGQVRLGKRVYVGTGAVIINGTEAEPLIIEDDVTIGAGACVTRSVFRGETVVGVPAKPMLKTTARAA
- a CDS encoding DegT/DnrJ/EryC1/StrS family aminotransferase; this encodes MEKSQGQQQPLSIIHPTLPSFAEIERVVRSSWESGIVTVGPTVRTFEEEVCQYTGVRYAIAFSSCTAGLMLAPRAMNLPPGSEVIVPSFTFTATAQALVWNGLIPVFTDCLPGTCTLDPEDVERNITPKTVAICPVYIYGLPPDIEPLTDISARKGVPLYFDSAQGLGATYRGVTAGGFGTCEVFSLSPTKVVTAMEGGIVTTNDNLLADRLRSMRDYGKDPANGEDMLYFGLSARMGEVNAAVGLLSLRNIEQLVRVRRQWIDAYRERLGRIPGCRAQEMPADRTTSGNYFVLFVSDKARRARDELYYALKEAGIQTKRYFYPPVHMQTAFQRVPIRVSSRIANTTKAAYEGLALPLYSHMTEEQFERVCGQVESLLGVDVTELRQAA
- a CDS encoding polysaccharide biosynthesis protein → MAFLNRIHRYCLLIGVQVILVVVAQYGAFLARFDGEIPPHYLHLYQQGLVWLLVTRGVIFLPFHLYGSFWRYTGLWDLRNIIAAVATSTVVFAVVTRVGMGVSYPLSILVVDSVFLICLLGGLRLALRMFAGRRRVGEHKRVLIYGAGDAGERIVSDMQKRRVRAYAPIGFIDDNPEKTGMRIHGVPVLGTGADLARILARQKPDDVLVAMPSETPARLGAVVKALEPFKIPIKTLPTLTDIIDGKVTVSQIRDLAVEDLLARPPVQMNLLPVRDFIRGKRVLVTGAGGSIGSELCRQIAQCEPGMLFMLDKAESALYEIDMELRRSVPDCPRTTLLVDITHAGRVHDVFMRHAPQIVFHAAAYKHVPMMEMHPSEAVLNNVVGTRRLCEIAAQRGVETFVQISTDKAVNPTNVMGATKRVGELIVQATARQSEGPQQTTFCAVRFGNVLGSNGSVVPLFLQQISQGGPVTVTHRDITRYFMTIPEASQLVLLAATLAKGGEIFVLDMGEQIRVLDMARHLIRLAGYVPEEEIPIAFTGMRPGEKLYEELVGMDETIEPSGEVKINRVRPRWHPDHARLTADLEELEWLAEQGRAKAILALLREVVPTFQLPEVGAPRPSKGVRGSKRTDSTDASEFSAAA
- a CDS encoding LapA family protein; translated protein: MSRRNIFALLLSLLALIFALQNTDTIDLHFLWWDFPMKVGFAVGVPFIAGVFVGWLSSWRQQKKLQKLQHQPEPGSPAALLASTQATTGKKKASWWW